Within the Streptomyces sp. YIM 121038 genome, the region CGGCGTCCCGGGCGAACTCCCGCTCGCGCCGGAACAGCCGGAACCACATGAACACCACGAACCCCGCGAACACGAACCACTCGCCCGTGTAGCCCAGGTTCTGGAACGCCTTGATGTCCAGGCCCGAGTCCTCCGGCGCGGCCGCCGGGACCGGCCGCAGGCCGTCGGTGCCCTTGTCGAGCGTGACCCAGGCGTCGTACACGTCGTCCGGGACGATGTTCACGAGCGACGCCGCGCTGATCATGCCGACCTGGCCGGTGGGCAGGCCGCCCGCCGTCCGGGCGCCGTCCGAGCTGGGGCTCTCCGAGGCCTGGAGCGCGCCGGTGACGGTGACCTCGCCCTTAGGCGGCGCGGGCGCCCGGCCCGTGTCGGCCTTGCCGGGCAGCCAGCCGCGCACGACGGGCAGCGACTTGCCGCCCTCGGTGCGCAGCAGCGTGAGGACGTAGTACCCGCTCTTCTCGTCCAACGTCCGGTCCGGCACGAGGAGTTGCTTGCCGTAACGGCCGGTGGCGGTCGTCCGCTCGCCCGACGTCTCGCGGTTCACGGGCAGCAGCCCGGCCAGCGGCCGCGCCTTCGCGCTCGTGTCGACGGCGGACTGCTCCTTGGCGTCCTCGTGGTCCTGGACGCGGTCCTCGAAGCGGCCGAGCTGCCAGGAGCCCATGAACAGGCACAGCGGGATGGCCAGCGCGACGAAGACGTTGATCCCCCACCAGCGGGGGGTCAGCAGGAACCGGTACACGCCCTCCACGGTACGGGGCGCCGCGGGGACGGCTTCCCCCGGGGCGCCCCGCGCGGGCTAGCGCAGGTGGCGGGCGGCGAAGTCCAGCTCCAGGGCGACCTGCTTGATGCGCTCGTCGACGACCAGGGAGCCGTGGCCCGCCTCGTAGCGGTACACCTCGTGGACCGCGCCGCGCTGGGCGAGGCGGTCCACGTAGTTCTCCACCTGGCGGATGGGGCAGCGGGGGTCGTTCACCCCGGCGGAGATGTAGACCGGGGCCTTGACCGCGTCCACGTACGTCAGCGGGGACGAGGCCTCGAAGCGCTCGGGCACCTCCTCCGGCGTGCCGCCGAACAGGGTGCGGTCCATCGCCTTCAGGGCCTCCATCTCGTCGTGGTACGCCGTCACGTAGTCCGCGACGGGGACCGCGGCGAGGCCGAGCGCCCAGGCGTCGGGCTCGGTGCCGAGGCCGAGGAGCGTGAGATAGCCGCCCCAGGAGCCGCCGGACAGGACGAGCCGCTCCGGGTCCGCGAGGCCGGAGGCGACGGCCCACTCGCGCACCGCCGCGATGTCCTCCAGCTCGATGAGGCCGACGCGGTGCTTGAGGGCGTCGGTCCAC harbors:
- a CDS encoding SURF1 family protein encodes the protein MYRFLLTPRWWGINVFVALAIPLCLFMGSWQLGRFEDRVQDHEDAKEQSAVDTSAKARPLAGLLPVNRETSGERTTATGRYGKQLLVPDRTLDEKSGYYVLTLLRTEGGKSLPVVRGWLPGKADTGRAPAPPKGEVTVTGALQASESPSSDGARTAGGLPTGQVGMISAASLVNIVPDDVYDAWVTLDKGTDGLRPVPAAAPEDSGLDIKAFQNLGYTGEWFVFAGFVVFMWFRLFRREREFARDAELGLTPEPEAPEPEAPQPSTT